A window of the bacterium genome harbors these coding sequences:
- a CDS encoding urate hydroxylase PuuD, which produces MEWVQSYTEFLFRWIHVAAGIVWIGHLYFFNFVNAHVAKTYDADSKKKVVPELMPRSLYWFRWGAMYTWISGIFLLAFSYYMANNMVPEGSTMSNGTASILCLVILFVAFFIYDIVWKAVKNETVGAVISFLLVVAVLFGLSRILIGRSVYIHIGAFFGTVMFMNVWMRIWPAQKKIIAGIKGTAAAADPSVVALAGLRSKHNTYMSVPLAFFMVSNHYPGLYGNQEYGWLIAAVIVLVGWLLTKFLYVKSASAAPTKIGD; this is translated from the coding sequence ATGGAATGGGTTCAATCATACACGGAGTTCTTGTTCAGATGGATACACGTTGCCGCAGGCATTGTATGGATCGGCCATCTCTATTTTTTTAATTTCGTCAACGCACACGTAGCCAAAACCTATGATGCAGATTCAAAAAAGAAAGTGGTACCGGAGCTCATGCCCCGTTCGCTCTACTGGTTCAGGTGGGGCGCGATGTATACATGGATTTCAGGAATCTTCCTTCTGGCTTTCTCTTATTACATGGCAAACAACATGGTTCCGGAAGGAAGCACGATGTCCAACGGAACGGCAAGTATTCTTTGCCTTGTGATACTTTTCGTAGCGTTTTTTATTTACGATATCGTCTGGAAAGCTGTAAAGAATGAAACCGTAGGCGCCGTCATTTCTTTCTTGCTGGTGGTCGCGGTCCTGTTCGGACTTTCCCGAATTCTCATTGGGCGCTCCGTATACATTCATATTGGGGCTTTTTTCGGCACGGTTATGTTCATGAACGTTTGGATGAGAATCTGGCCGGCCCAAAAGAAAATCATTGCTGGAATCAAAGGAACCGCAGCCGCCGCGGATCCTTCCGTCGTTGCGCTTGCCGGCCTTCGTTCAAAACACAACACGTATATGAGTGTGCCTCTCGCCTTCTTCATGGTCTCCAATCATTATCCGGGATTGTACGGCAACCAGGAGTATGGTTGGCTGATCGCAGCCGTGATCGTTCTGGTAGGCTGGCTTCTTACAAAGTTCTTGTACGTAAAATCAGCGAGCGCAGCTCCTACGAAGATCGGTGACTAA
- a CDS encoding fatty acyl-AMP ligase, which yields MDEIPITAKFKELGKVNSKGVRFADATGAVKHYSYAELMNQAGRVANGLRMQGIQPGDPVILVMTNPQAAILAILGCMMLGCPPTPVYPPLNLQAVPGFLRFIKHVAERSTATMIIAEGQTYSFLGSISHQTKTVRNVLRFETLIADGCNDDSVDPENPVAFLQFTSGSTSDPKGVLVSHRGLAANLWMIRQASHMSESSSVVTWLPVYHDMGLIGTVLNAITLPCDLVVLPPIVFLKKPRLWLELITEHHGTHTAAPNFAYGICARRISDVSGLNLSSMTTFICGAEPVLPATMEKFVEHFQPAGLEAGALVPAYGLAEATLAVTFTPFLRGLKSDRVDLAALSESRFAKPVNGEDSHSVWIASCGEPMPGLSVRVATEDGAPLADREVGEVQVSGPSVTPGYIGDEHSTRNSRTSDGWLKTGDLGYFVNGELYVCGRSKDVIIIRGKKFHAHDLESIASEVPGIRTGNVVAFSSAKQNGEALVLIAETRKGNHDEPLGRNVRNRLSESIGISPDEVVIVPAGTLPKTSSGKLKRLETKRLFETGKLHSRPGKVSAYLEAMKSGFGFLLQKIGVRGN from the coding sequence ATGGACGAGATTCCGATTACCGCGAAGTTTAAAGAACTGGGCAAAGTCAATTCCAAAGGTGTTCGTTTTGCCGACGCCACCGGCGCTGTTAAGCATTATTCCTATGCGGAGCTGATGAATCAAGCGGGTCGAGTTGCGAATGGTTTAAGGATGCAAGGAATTCAACCTGGAGATCCTGTTATTCTGGTGATGACGAATCCACAGGCGGCCATTCTTGCAATTCTTGGTTGTATGATGCTCGGTTGTCCGCCGACTCCGGTTTATCCGCCGCTCAATTTGCAGGCTGTTCCCGGGTTTTTGCGTTTCATCAAACATGTTGCCGAAAGATCAACGGCTACGATGATCATCGCAGAAGGACAAACTTACTCTTTTCTTGGTTCGATTTCGCATCAAACGAAAACCGTCCGGAATGTATTGAGATTCGAAACATTAATCGCGGATGGATGCAACGATGATTCTGTAGATCCTGAAAATCCCGTGGCTTTTTTGCAATTCACTTCGGGGAGCACGTCAGATCCAAAAGGCGTGCTTGTATCGCACCGTGGCCTTGCCGCCAATTTGTGGATGATTCGTCAAGCCTCTCATATGAGCGAGTCCTCGAGCGTCGTAACCTGGTTGCCTGTTTATCACGACATGGGATTGATTGGGACCGTTTTGAATGCAATCACTTTGCCTTGCGATCTTGTTGTATTGCCACCGATTGTATTTTTAAAAAAACCGCGTCTCTGGCTGGAATTGATCACTGAGCATCACGGAACTCACACGGCGGCGCCGAATTTCGCGTACGGTATTTGCGCGCGACGCATCTCGGATGTCAGCGGATTGAATCTATCCAGCATGACGACTTTTATTTGTGGCGCCGAACCGGTTCTTCCCGCAACCATGGAAAAATTTGTGGAGCATTTCCAACCGGCTGGTTTGGAAGCGGGCGCGCTTGTGCCGGCATATGGTTTGGCAGAAGCTACTCTGGCTGTTACATTCACACCATTCCTGCGCGGGCTGAAGTCCGATAGAGTGGACCTCGCGGCATTATCTGAATCGCGATTTGCGAAACCGGTAAACGGAGAGGATTCTCATTCTGTCTGGATCGCTTCGTGTGGCGAACCGATGCCCGGTTTGTCCGTGCGCGTTGCGACTGAAGACGGTGCGCCGCTGGCAGATCGCGAGGTAGGGGAGGTACAGGTGAGCGGACCATCTGTGACTCCGGGATACATTGGAGACGAGCATTCCACGCGTAATTCAAGGACTTCGGATGGATGGCTCAAAACAGGCGACTTAGGATATTTTGTTAACGGCGAGTTGTATGTTTGCGGTCGAAGCAAGGACGTCATTATTATCCGCGGGAAAAAATTTCATGCGCATGATCTGGAAAGCATTGCGTCGGAAGTTCCAGGAATTCGCACCGGGAACGTTGTGGCCTTCAGTTCGGCCAAACAAAACGGGGAAGCGCTGGTCCTCATCGCTGAAACCCGAAAAGGAAACCATGACGAACCTCTGGGGCGGAACGTTCGAAACCGTCTCTCTGAATCTATTGGAATTTCGCCGGATGAAGTGGTGATCGTTCCGGCAGGAACGCTTCCAAAAACTTCCAGCGGCAAATTGAAACGGCTCGAAACGAAAAGGCTCTTCGAAACGGGTAAATTGCATTCGCGCCCCGGGAAAGTCTCAGCTTATCTCGAAGCAATGAAATCCGGATTCGGATTCCTTCTGCAGAAGATTGGTGTCCGCGGAAATTAG
- a CDS encoding sigma-70 family RNA polymerase sigma factor, with protein sequence MAKSRDEKEAEFLSIQRDYGNLIRNAIHRVYPSFSDFDLQDIEQEVHIKIWKLLDNSQKIVYPSTYLYKMAATTAIDVLRKMRFKQQETITEATAGVNPNTESRLFDVLENVLNKLAESRQIAVRFYLQGYSADEIGKLMQWSSARARNLVYRGLEDLRVLLKEEGIYYESE encoded by the coding sequence ATGGCCAAATCTCGCGATGAAAAAGAAGCGGAGTTCCTATCCATTCAGCGGGATTATGGAAACCTGATCCGAAACGCAATTCATCGAGTTTATCCCTCATTTTCCGATTTCGATCTGCAGGACATCGAACAGGAAGTTCACATTAAAATCTGGAAGCTGCTCGATAACAGTCAAAAGATTGTTTACCCCTCAACTTATTTGTACAAGATGGCCGCAACGACAGCCATCGATGTTTTGCGAAAAATGCGTTTCAAACAGCAGGAGACCATCACCGAAGCAACTGCGGGGGTCAATCCAAATACGGAAAGCCGTTTGTTCGACGTCCTGGAGAACGTGTTGAACAAACTGGCGGAATCCAGGCAAATTGCGGTTCGCTTCTATCTGCAAGGTTACAGCGCTGATGAGATCGGCAAGCTAATGCAGTGGAGCAGCGCGCGCGCAAGAAATCTCGTTTATCGTGGACTGGAGGACCTTCGCGTTTTGCTGAAAGAAGAAGGAATTTATTATGAAAGTGAATGA